The segment ACGACGGAGAGAGGGCCGGAATATGGTAAGATAAGAGGCTATCTAACAGTAATAAGCTTGGATAACCGTGGGTTCGACGTTTTTCTCCCTGATATGGTAAAGCCCGCATCGGGTAGAAGACCCTGCGAGGAGGACGAAGAAATGGCACCGAAAAATGCTCTGGCTGCGATCACGAAAGATGGACAGGTGGTCGATCTTGACCGTTCAACGGAGGATACTGTCGCCTGGGTCACGTTTGAAGAGGAGCGGGGTAAGGAAATATACTGGCATACTACCTCTCACGTGATGGCCCAGGCGGTGAAGCGCCTTTTCCCGGACGCCAAAGTGACCATCGGACCAGCGATCGAGCAGGGGTTTTATTACGATTTTGACGTTCCCCGCCCGTTTACCGAGGAAGATCTGGCTAAGATCACCTTGGTAATGAAAGATATCATCCGTGAAAATATCCCCATCAAACGTCTGGAAATGAGCCGGGAAGAAGCGGTCAAAATATTTCGGGAACAGGAAGAGGACTACAAAGTCGAGTTGATTGAGGAGATTCCTGACGCAACGGTCAGCCTCTACCGGCAGGGGGAATTCATCGACCTGTGCCGGGGGCCGCATCTCCCCTCGACCGGGACGATCAAAGCCTTCAAACTCCTGAAGGTGTCCGGCGCCTACTGGCGGGGCCGGGAAGACAATCCCATGCTCCAGCGCATCTACGGAATTTCCTTTGATTCCAAGGACAAACTGAAAGAATACCTCCATTTCCTGGAAGAAGCCAGGAAACGGGATCATCGGAAATTGGGTCGGGAACTGGGTCTGTTCAGCCTGCACGAAGAAGGGCCGGGTTTTCCCTTTTTCCATCCGAAGGGCATGGTAGTGATCAATACGCTACTCGAACTGTGGCGAAGGGAACACACCCGCCAGGGCTATCTGGAGATCAAGACCCCGATCGTCCTTGACCGGTCTCTCTGGGAACGGTCCGGGCATTGGGATCACTACCGGGACAATATGTATTTTACCCGGATCGATAACCGGGATTTTGCCGTGAAACCGATGAACTGCCCCGGCGGCATCCTGGTGTACCAGAGCCGCCTACACAGCTATCGGGAATTCCCTTTGCGGATTGCTGAACTCGGGCTCGTACACCGTCACGAGTTGTCCGGGGTTCTACACGGTCTGATGCGGGTCCGTTGTTTCACCCAGGATGATGCCCATATTTATATGGAGCCTCAGCAGGCCACTAGGGAAATTCTCAACGTCATCCGGCTGGCTGAACATCTGTACCGGTTGTTTGATTTTCAGTATGAGGTAGAACTCTCCACCCGCCCCGAACATTCGATGGGGACGGACGAGACGTGGGAGCTGGCGACCCGGTCACTGGTTGACGCCCTTACTCAAGCCGAACTACCCTACCGGATGAACGAGGGTGATGGGGCATTTTACGGACCGAAAATCGATTTTCACCTGAAAGACAGCCTGGGGCGCCGCTGGCAGTGCGGAACCATCCAGCTCGACTTCTCCATGCCGGAAAAGTTCGACCTCAACTATATTGCCGAGGACGGTGCCAAACATCGCCCGGTGATGGTTCACCGCACCATCTTGGGGAGTATCGAGCGCTTTCTGGGAATTCTTATTGAACATTACGCCGGTGCGTTTCCGGTGTGGCTGTCCCCAGTACAGGTCGTAGTCCTACCGGTCGCCGAAAGACACCTGGAGCATGCGTTTGCCCTGTCCAGGCGGATCCGCGAGGCGGGAATCCGGGTGGACAGTAATCCCGAAAACGCCACCTTGGGATCGAAAATCCGCAAAGCCCAGTTGGAGAAAATCCCCTATGTCCTGGTGGTGGGTGACCGGGAGACGGAAACTGGGGAAGTGAGTGTGCGAGACCGCCGGGAGGGTGATCTGGGAAACATGACGGTCGAGACGTTTGTCGATATAGTGTTTAAACACTATCCCCAGCCCCTGGGTCAGAACTGAAAAGCGATGGACCGCGAAGCGTTGAGCCGGCGATACTGGAACGCGAAGGTCGCCAAAGAAAAACAACGGGACCGTAACCCGGAAAAACGGATCCATACCGACTTGGTCTGGCTTGAACTGGAACCCTTCATCCAGCCAGACATACGGGTTATCGACGCCGGAGGTGGGTACGGGCGATATAGTATTGGCCTGGCCCAGCGGGGGTGTCTGGTAACCCACCTGGAGTTTTCCGAGCGCATGCTTTCAGAAGCCCGGCGGCTCATCGACCGGGAAGGTCTGAAAACCCCGGATTTCGTTTCGGGTAATATCAGGGACCTCAGCGGCTTCGAAGATCAGTCCTTTGACCTGGGGATCGCCCTGGATGCACCGATTTCCTACGCCTATCCGGCACATGGGAAAGCTCTTCTGGAATTGGCCCGGGTTACCCGGAAAACGCTGGTCATTTCAGTCGTGAATCGGTTCGGTCA is part of the Atribacteraceae bacterium genome and harbors:
- the thrS gene encoding threonine--tRNA ligase is translated as MAPKNALAAITKDGQVVDLDRSTEDTVAWVTFEEERGKEIYWHTTSHVMAQAVKRLFPDAKVTIGPAIEQGFYYDFDVPRPFTEEDLAKITLVMKDIIRENIPIKRLEMSREEAVKIFREQEEDYKVELIEEIPDATVSLYRQGEFIDLCRGPHLPSTGTIKAFKLLKVSGAYWRGREDNPMLQRIYGISFDSKDKLKEYLHFLEEARKRDHRKLGRELGLFSLHEEGPGFPFFHPKGMVVINTLLELWRREHTRQGYLEIKTPIVLDRSLWERSGHWDHYRDNMYFTRIDNRDFAVKPMNCPGGILVYQSRLHSYREFPLRIAELGLVHRHELSGVLHGLMRVRCFTQDDAHIYMEPQQATREILNVIRLAEHLYRLFDFQYEVELSTRPEHSMGTDETWELATRSLVDALTQAELPYRMNEGDGAFYGPKIDFHLKDSLGRRWQCGTIQLDFSMPEKFDLNYIAEDGAKHRPVMVHRTILGSIERFLGILIEHYAGAFPVWLSPVQVVVLPVAERHLEHAFALSRRIREAGIRVDSNPENATLGSKIRKAQLEKIPYVLVVGDRETETGEVSVRDRREGDLGNMTVETFVDIVFKHYPQPLGQN
- a CDS encoding class I SAM-dependent methyltransferase, yielding MDREALSRRYWNAKVAKEKQRDRNPEKRIHTDLVWLELEPFIQPDIRVIDAGGGYGRYSIGLAQRGCLVTHLEFSERMLSEARRLIDREGLKTPDFVSGNIRDLSGFEDQSFDLGIALDAPISYAYPAHGKALLELARVTRKTLVISVVNRFGQLPVVIENELRWSSSLKYSKKFLETGDWDHPTVLENFECRIPYFSRFIFPPFHAYAPRELVDEIIATGFTIKRVAATGTLARLLPRKTLLSILKKAELYRHFLQMSFQYDAQIEALGVGAKSASGLLIVAERPEES